The following coding sequences are from one Gemmatimonadota bacterium window:
- a CDS encoding TIGR04053 family radical SAM/SPASM domain-containing protein: protein MSESSHLAVPTSGRPDILASDFDRAPFLVIWETTQACDLACIHCRAGARPYRDCGELSTLEAMNMMNRIRRFGRPLFVLTGGDPAKRPDLVDLVAHGARLGLRMGLTPSGTPLVTAELVRELRDAGLSRLAVSLDGPTPESHDRFRGVAGSYDWTIGMLEMARDLGISTQVNSTVSRGTLSDFDAMGALVRKLGIALWSVFFLVPIGRGRSGDLPSPDELERVFHRMYDLSLDAPFDVKSTAAPQYRRVVLERQVASRRQGERNQLPSPLTGGVGFSLADGVGRARGVNDGNGFLFISHRGDLFPSGFLPVSAGNIRTDDPVAVYRDHELFRALRNPDLLKGKCGICEYRSVCGGSRARAWALTGDALEADPSCAHVPAQYLRMVGRGEAQEVDVYFRQRIPGWGARPRVGELPTPGSGNSRLPTLCSR, encoded by the coding sequence ATGAGCGAATCGTCCCATCTCGCGGTCCCGACATCAGGTCGTCCTGACATTCTCGCGAGCGACTTTGATCGGGCCCCCTTCCTCGTGATATGGGAGACGACCCAGGCCTGCGATCTGGCCTGTATCCACTGTCGAGCCGGGGCGCGTCCCTACCGGGACTGTGGGGAACTTTCGACTCTCGAGGCCATGAACATGATGAACCGGATCCGGAGGTTCGGACGGCCCCTCTTTGTCCTCACGGGAGGGGATCCCGCAAAGCGTCCGGATCTCGTCGATCTCGTGGCGCACGGAGCCCGGCTCGGCCTTCGGATGGGGCTCACCCCCTCGGGCACGCCACTGGTCACGGCCGAGTTGGTTCGCGAGTTGCGGGATGCCGGCCTCTCCCGGTTGGCGGTGAGTCTGGACGGCCCCACTCCGGAGAGTCATGACCGCTTCAGAGGCGTCGCGGGGTCTTACGATTGGACGATCGGGATGCTCGAGATGGCGCGGGATCTCGGGATCTCGACCCAGGTCAACTCGACCGTAAGTCGAGGTACGCTCTCCGACTTCGATGCGATGGGGGCCCTCGTGAGAAAGCTCGGGATCGCCCTCTGGTCCGTCTTCTTCCTGGTCCCGATCGGACGTGGTCGTTCCGGGGATCTCCCATCCCCCGATGAGCTCGAGCGGGTCTTTCATCGAATGTACGATCTCTCCCTCGATGCGCCCTTCGATGTGAAGAGTACGGCAGCTCCTCAGTACAGGCGCGTCGTGCTCGAACGGCAGGTGGCATCCCGCAGGCAAGGCGAGCGAAACCAACTTCCTTCTCCTTTGACCGGTGGCGTCGGGTTCAGCCTCGCGGACGGCGTAGGGCGGGCGCGCGGAGTGAACGACGGAAATGGATTCCTGTTCATAAGCCACCGCGGGGATCTGTTCCCTTCAGGCTTCCTGCCCGTCTCTGCCGGGAACATCCGGACGGACGACCCCGTCGCCGTCTATCGAGACCACGAGCTGTTCCGGGCCCTTCGTAATCCGGACCTCCTAAAGGGAAAATGCGGAATCTGCGAGTACCGATCGGTGTGTGGGGGAAGCCGGGCGCGCGCCTGGGCCCTCACCGGCGATGCACTCGAGGCCGATCCTTCCTGCGCTCACGTTCCGGCGCAGTATCTGCGCATGGTGGGGCGAGGAGAGGCCCAAGAGGTGGACGTCTACTTCAGGCAGCGGATCCCAGGATGGGGAGCGCGGCCGCGCGTCGGAGAACTCCCCACACCTGGTTCCGGGAATTCCCGACTGCCTACCCTATGCTCTCGTTGA
- a CDS encoding DUF4149 domain-containing protein yields the protein MPILRQLSVTFHVLAAMVWLGGMFFLALVGAPVLRKLESPSLRARLFRELGEGARRVGWVCIGVLLVTGVTNLHFRGVLSLATRGEATFWNAPFGHALAWKLVAVGVMVGASAVHDFFLGPLAGRLPEGTDGRERARRWSAIVARLNAGIGVFLVYWAVRLSRGG from the coding sequence GTGCCCATCCTCCGCCAGCTGTCCGTCACCTTCCACGTGCTCGCTGCCATGGTCTGGCTCGGCGGGATGTTCTTCCTCGCCCTCGTCGGCGCTCCCGTGCTCCGAAAGTTGGAATCGCCGAGTCTCCGTGCCCGGCTCTTCCGGGAACTAGGCGAAGGTGCCCGGCGGGTCGGGTGGGTTTGCATCGGAGTCCTCTTGGTGACCGGAGTGACGAACCTCCACTTTCGGGGCGTCCTGTCCCTCGCGACGCGGGGCGAGGCCACCTTCTGGAATGCTCCGTTCGGGCATGCCCTCGCATGGAAGCTCGTGGCAGTTGGAGTCATGGTGGGAGCGAGCGCGGTGCATGACTTCTTCCTGGGGCCATTGGCCGGGCGGCTCCCCGAGGGGACGGACGGACGGGAGCGGGCGCGACGATGGTCGGCCATCGTCGCGCGGCTGAACGCTGGCATCGGGGTCTTCCTCGTCTACTGGGCCGTCCGACTCAGCCGCGGAGGGTAG